Part of the Brassica oleracea var. oleracea cultivar TO1000 chromosome C8, BOL, whole genome shotgun sequence genome is shown below.
NNNNNNNNNNNNNNNNNNNNNNNNNNNNNNNNNNNNNNNNNNNNNNNNNNNNNNNNNNNNNNNNNNNNNNNNNNNNNNNNNNNNNNNNNNNNNNNNNNNNNNNNNNNNNNNNNNNNNNNNNNNNNNNNNNNNNNNNNNNNNNNNNNNNNNNNNNNNNNNNNNNNNNNNNNNNNNNNNNNNNNNNNNNNNNNNNNNNNNNNNNNNNNNNNNNNNNNNNNNNNNNNNNNNNNNNNNNNNNNNNNNNNNNNNNNNNNNNNNNNNNNNNNNNNNNNNNNNNNNNNNNNNNNNNNNNNNNNNNNNNNNNNNNNNNNNNNNNNNNNNNNNNNNNNNNNNNNNNNNNNNNNNNNNNNNNNNNNNNNNNNNNNNNNNNNNNNNNNNNNNNNNNNNNNNNNNNNNNNNNNNNNNNNNNNNNNNNNNNNNNNNNNNNNNNNNNNNNNNNNNNNNNNNNNNNNNNNNNNNNNNNNNNNNNNNNNNNNNNNNNNNNNNNNNNNNNNNNNNNNNNNNNNNNNNNNNNNNNNNNNNNNNNNNNNNNNNNNNNNNNNNNNNNNNNNNNNNNNNNNNNNNNNNNNNNNNNNNNNNNNNNNNNNNNNNNNNNNNNNNNNNNNNNNNNNNNNNNNNNNNNNNNNNNNNNNNNNNNNNNNNNNNNNNNNNNNNNNNNNNNNNNNNNNNNNNNNNNNNNNNNNNNNNNNNNNNNNNNNNNNNNNNNNNNNNNNNNNNNNNNNNNNNNNNNNNNNNNNNNNNNNNNNNNNNNNNNNNNNNNNNNNNNNNNNNNNNNNNNNNNNNNNNNNNNNNNNNNNNNNNNNNNNNNNNNNNNNNNNNNNNNNNNNNNNNNNNNNNNNNNNNNNNNNNNNNNNNNNNNNNNNNNNNNNNNNNNNNNNNNNNNNNNNNNNNNNNNNNNNNNNNNNNNNNNNNNNNNNNNNNNNNNNNNNNNNNNNNNNNNNNNNNNNNNNNNNNNNNNNNNNNNNNNNNNNNNNNNNNNNNNNNNNNNNNNNNNNNNNNNNNNNNNNNNNNNNNNNNNNNNNNNNNNNNNNNNNNNNNNNNNNNNNNNNNNNNNNNNNNNNNNNNNNNNNNNNNNNNNNNNNNNNNNNNNNNNNNNNNNNNNNNNNNNNNNNNNNNNNNNNNNNNNNNNNNNNNNNNNNNNNNNNNNNNNNNNNNNNNNNNNNNNNNNNNNNNNNNNNNNNNNNNNNNNNNNNNNNNNNNNNNNNNNNNNNNNNNNNNNNNNNNNNNNNNNNNNNNNNNNNNNNNNNNNNNNNNNNNNNNNNNNNNNNNNNNNNNNNNNNNNNNNNNNNNNNNNNNNNNNNNNNNNNNNNNNNNNNNNNNNNNNNNNNNNNNNNNNNNNNNNNNNNNNNNNNNNNNNNNNNNNNNNNNNNNNNNNNNNNNNNNNNNNNNNNNNNNNNNNNNNNNNNNNNNNNNNNNNNNNNNNNNNNNNNNNNNNNNNNNNNNNNCGAGAGAAGACGGAGGAACGCCGTGAGGAGCGAGAGACGGAGGATCGGTGGTGGAGACGGACAAGACGACAGAAGACGGAGGAGACGCCGTGAGGAGCGAGAGAAGACGGAGGAACGCCGTGAGAAGAGAAAGAGTCGTCGTACTTTTTGGGGAAACTCGATCGGTGGTGGGTTTCAATCCTTCCTCTGTCACGGAGAAGAGGAGAAGACGAGAGCGAAGACGGAGGATCGGTGGTGGAGGATCTTTGGTGGTTTCAATCGGTTTCGATCTTTTCTCACTCGTGACGGAGAACACGAAGAGAGGAAAGAGAGATGAAGAAGAGAAAACCAAAATGATTTTGGTGAAAACAAAAGAGAAAAAAAATATAGTTTGCCTGAAATGCTGACACGTGGTTTGCAAAACTCTCTAATAATCGGTCACAAAGATCACCACTTAAGGATCGATAATCTATTTTTTCCTTCTTTTTTATTTAATTAAATGTTTTTAATACACTAAGAAACCCTTTAAACCTTACCGATAAACATGGTCTTAACATACATGTATTTCTCTTCCACACATGCTTCTTTACATAAATTATCCCGCTATAGGTTATTTGAGAAATTCCAAAGCCGAATTATAATTAAATTGTTTATGTGGTTGGCCATTATTTGCAGTTACAGTTGGATTTTTAAATTTAAGTATTTGCTGATTATACGTTACATACGTGTTGATGATAAAATGATTTGCTTATCTAGGTCTTTGTTGATAGTTTATATACATGTTGATGATATATTAATATGCTTATCTACTAGGTCTTTGTTGATAGTTTACATACATGTTGATGATATATTGATATGCTTATTTAGGTCATCACTGATACTTTTCATACATGTTGATTATACACTGATATGTTGTAACTAATTCGTTAATTATAGAAATGTATAATAAACAAACACCGACAAAAAAAAAAAAAAAATCAAACATCGTGTGAAGACGAATGAATTCGATAAGTACGTTTAATTTAACCATCAATTAATATTTCCTCTGAACATTACCGAAAGTTATACCCGACCATAACCGGGTTATTAATTCGAATTTGATTAGCCGGTTTAGAATTCGTCTTACTTCTTCTTCTTTTTCTATATATAACCCAACTGTTCTTGAATCTTTCTTTCTTGTGCTTTACTCGTAACAATCGATTTCAAATCTCTTCTGAACTTTTCACATCCATTGACATGGGAAGCTGTGTATCGCTCAATCGGAGAGACTCCAATTCTCCCCCAACGGTGAAGATCGTCTCCGTCAACGGCGATCTACGGGAATACAATGTTCCGGTGCTAGCATCTCAGGTCCTTGAAGCTGAATCGGCGGCGTCGTCCTCCTCCTCTTATTTCATCTGCGATTCGGATTCTCTCCTCTACGACGATTTCATCCCGGCGGTCAAATCGGCAGAACCGCTTCACGCCGAGCAGATCTACTTCGTCCTTCCGATCTCCAAACGGCGGAACCGTCTAACGGCGCCGGACATGGCGGCTCTCGCCGTAAAAGCAAGCGTCGCGATACAAAACTCCGTCGGGAAAGATTTTCGCCGGCGTAAAAAGGGGAGGATCTCGCCGATCATGACGCTTACTACTCAGCCTAACGGTTCCGTTGCTGCTGTTAACGGAAAAGCAAGCGAGTCAACGGTTAGCAAGGGAAGACCGTTGGTGAAGAGAACGGCGACGTATAAGGCTTCGAGTGGTTATAACCGGTCCGGTTCGGTACGTAATTTGAGAAGGCATACTTCGAGGCGAGCAAAGTTGGCGGTTCGATCATTTAGGTTGAAACTTTCAACGATCCACGAAGGCTCCGTCGTTTAGATTGGCTTATATAACTCTTTTAAGTCGTATTTATTTTTGCGAGGATCAAACAAATGAGAATTAAAAAAAAGAAAACCAGTATTAGAATAAGCATAATATTATTTGCAATTTTGTTTTCGTTTCTTATAAACTGATGATATATTAATATCAGATGAAGAAACACTATGTAAGTCTGTATATTTATTTTCTTTTACGTTCTTTGTTTGTTTGTTTGATTGTATATATTGGTCACGTATCTCACGCTATAGAAAAGCATATATGTTTACCAAATAATGTGTATATAAATGTGATACTAGCTATAATAAGACAATCATAATTTATAACCATACTCAAGAGGTCAATACTAGCTAAGTTATAAACCTTTCAAGTGGTTCTTATATGGGTTCTTCCATAACTAAATGTACAAGTATAATCAATCTGAAACTAAACTCTATAAAGTTTTATAACAATTTAAATATAACTAAACTGAAATATATATCAAATGGGGAGACATGGAATATAAGCTTAGCCCAGGAGAGGAGACTAAGATAGCGACCAAGGAAATTTTATGTCAAAAAAAACGACCAAGGAAATTTTTACTGCAATATTTCCAATGTACTCGCTCATCTTATTATATTTATCAGTTTTGTATGTTCAAAATTCAAACTCTGAATATATGTGCAATTCAAAGGATCTCTTGATATATTTTATATTATTGGTTATATATTGTAGCGAATACTATATTTTTTTTATAGAAAATCATGTTAGCTTATAAGAATTAAATTTATGTTATATGGAGTAGAAGAATTCTAGATATAACTTATATAGTAGTTATTTTTATCAGACTTTGCACTTCATATTGCTATAATTGGTCTAATTCAGCAGTTAGAAAGCTATTTGAAATTTGAATGATACGTTTCTTATAATTCTAGGTCTAAGAACAAATCAAAAGCGTTATAAATGCTGCATTCATAGTAATTAATATTAATTGACTTTTTAGGGTTTGATATTATATGTGGCATGTTAATAAGGTCGATTTTCCATTTAAAAAGTTGGTTAGAATTCCTGGATGTGGTAGGGGACGCGCTTCTAATTATCACTCAAAACTTTTGTTGATTAGTGCCTTGATTAATACAAATTTAATATTGTCTTTATCATCATTGCATGAGATGTATATCAATTGCCAGTCAATTAGGCTTTTGGCTGGTAAAAATGTTGTATAACATAAGAATATTTGACTAATAAGTATGTAGAGTCCACTAGCTCAATGCACATATAAACGCTTAATAATTCATGCCATCATTAGGGCATTATATAGTTAATAAACATTAACCTTATATTATTGTCCACTAAGGCACTAACCATATGTAGTACATACTACATATATTCGAATTGTAATTAGCTCTATATGGTTCCAGTGATCAAGAATGTTGATAATATTAAATAGAAAATTTAATATACGCAGCCAAAAGATGGAGAAAGTAGAAATTAACACTTTTAAAATGGTGTGATTACAATAATTGTAAAGCATGTTCCCTCTCTTCAAAGTGTGCCCTTAATTTGACTAAACCACTTAAATCTTACTTGCCTCTCAGATTATAAACAGGCGTCTTAATTTGACTAAACCACTTTATTCATTTTGACCGGGAGCTTGTGGTTAAGTGGTAAGGGGAAAGGCTTCGGATGTCACCACATTTCAAGTTCGATCCACCTACCATACGAAACTAAGTCACATTTTCCTGGTCACCTACACGGATATGGGCTATTGCATTTCGGACCATTTGAATACCCGGGAGAGGGTCTATCCGTGGGCTGCACCTCCCATCCGGGAGTTAGGTCTGTGTCTTTAATAGATCCGGGTTTAACCCTTTTTTTTTACCAAAAAAAAAAACGTAACAAAAACCGTTACAAATTAATAATGTATACCTAACAATGTAGTGAAAACATACGTGATGAGTCATGAGTGGTAGAGTCGGGAATTGACATGTAAAGGAGTGTGGAATGTGGACTGTGGATATTTTTTTCCTGATCATTATTCGGTTCCTGTTTGGCAATTTTATGGCACATGTGTAGTTGAAGCTGTGAGTAGCTAGCGTATCCATAAAAATATGATGTAATAGACATTGATTTCGTGTTGACTTGAAAAGATAATGAAAGTGTTAATTTCTACTTTCTCCATCTTTTGGCTGCGTATATTATTGTAATCACACCATTTTAAAATTATTGATGTGATTACAATAGAAATGATATATTTTTGATTACAATAGAAATGATATATTTCACTCCATCATGAAATTTCTTGATTGTATGATTATTTTTGATGATATCTTAAGTCAGTAGAAATGTGTAACAAAACCTCTATTGATGTGGAGAGATTGGACAAACTACATTAACGAATGTAAGCCGACAATCTCCGAGCGAGGATAAAAAGTGATAATGCGAACAAAGCATTCACAAAAGCATTGGCTTTTCATGTTTTCCCCTTTTTCTAATGAGTACTTGTAATATTTTTGTAAGAACAAAAAACTTCCAAAGCCTAACTTAAATGTTTTATATGATACTACTAAAACAAAACTGAAGAAAAAGTTCGGTTGTAACGTAGCTTGTACAGCTGACATCAAATTCAACTCCCATTATCTATTGCCAATCACCCATTGTCAAGTTATTGCTTACCTAGCCAATAAATCTCATGATTAAGTAAGACTAGAGCATCTACCTTAGCTTGTTACATTATAGATGTAGAGATTAGACTATATGCTGTCTTACTAATACTGATCATATGCTTTTTTTTTAACGACTTATGCTTTTATGTACTTTTGTGTATGTAGTTATCTATAATTCTTCTATTAGATCCATCATCTTCGTTCGTGATTAACAAATACAATCGCATTATTTATTGAAAGTTTGATTATGAACGAGAGATGCAATAAATTAAACATGTAATAAACTATATCATCAATATATATTATATATATGACTAAGATACTAATAGTAAGTGAAATATATAGTGCAATATGACAGAACAACAATATATCATGTTTCTTATGATTTTGCAACTTAATTCCATCATTCTAGTGACAAATGACTATTTCCAGAAATAAATCAGGTTTATTTAGAATGATTATCAAGTACAGTAGATTGTGTGCATATTGTATTACCAGTTATTACACGAGATTACAAATGCTGCTAGTCAACAAGTTAATAAAAAGTATTGTCGTTATATATGATAATATGAATATCAAATTTCACGATATATATGAAGCTTCCTACAAATAAATTAGACATTAGTCAACAACTTAATAATTAGGTTGTACGAAATTAGTAGTTATATATAGGTCTGGAATTTATCCGAGATCCGGATTCGAACCGAGATTCGATCCGGATCCGATCCGAAAATCCGGAGGGACCGAATCCGAATCCGGATAGTAAAATGTTGGATCTGTCGAAGCCGGATCCGGATCCGGGTATCTTAAATTTTTAGTTCGGATATCCGGATCCGTAAGTTTTATTAATAACTATTTCAAAAATAGTAATATCTATATATATAAATTAATTTTATTTAATATATTTTTATTTTTATATTAGTATATATAAATTTTATGTAAATTTTGTAATATTATACATAGAAATAATTAAAAACATTTTATATATTTTTATTTTTTAATTATTTTTAATATTTTATATATATTAATATTATTTTTTATTTAATTTAAGGATCCAAATCCGGATCCGGATATCCGCTGGATATTACAATTTATAAAAGGATATCCGACATCCGGATATCCGAGAACTCCAGATCCGGATTCGGATACCTTAAAATTGTCCGGATACCCGATCCGTTTCGTGCCTAGTTATATAAAACAAAAGCTAAAGATGATGTTGAACATTATTTTTGAAATTTAATTTCTCAAGGTAACATACTATGATGCTTATTTTTTTACAAATTAGGTTAAAATAATGCATTATCATAAATTCATTCATTATGCAAAACTATCATGAGTCGATATTTGAACTTTAGAAGAAATGATTAAATAAAGCATCTCACGAAATGCTATAAAAATACCGGATCATGATTTGGTTTTAATCATTGCTCTAGCCATGCTTGTTCTTAAGCCCTCACGCCCTACATCATTATTTTCATGTTACACCGCTTTTACATGTTACATTTTCTTGGTAAAGGCATGTATATATTCTATAGTGTCGACAATAATATACATGTCGATCACACATACAAAAAGGTGAGTAATTAAGTATATAATAATTTCTACAAAGAATGACACAAGGCGTGTGATTACAACATCAAGAAATGATGTAAAGCAAATAAAGCCCGAGTTTTAGGGTGATTAACTTCTTGATATGGTTGAATAAATTTATTATAATGTCAATACAGTTGATTATGAAAGAAAAAAAGTTGAATATATTTTTAAAAAGAGAGAAAATAGTTGGAAGTGTCAAATTGGACTGACGCACGCGCACTCGATTGGATATTACATCAACATTTGGGCCCCACCCTTCTGTCATACGACACATAGACCCCACTTCTGCTCCTTCCTTCCTCCACTGCCTTCTACTTTCCTCTTCCCCTTCCATATATGTGATATTCTTTTCCTGCAAATTTATTTTATTGATTTCACATGTGTATTTTTTATAACTGTTATTTAGGATTTATAAGATAAAATATCAAAATTGTTTTGAAATGAGATGATATGCATCTAAGTTACATTTCCGAGCGCTTGATGAACAAACAAACAAATAATCCTTCTTTCAATTAGAAGTTATATGCATGCAAGCATGCCAAATTTTAGAGACATTTACCTAAAAGGACACTTTATGAATTTACTCTTTTCTATAAGACACAATACTATTTTGATACACTTTACCTTGTCAGTTGTTTTTATTGGAACGGAAATGATCTTGCTTTTTGGTAAGGAGAAGAATGATTGGTTTGAGAAAGCAACCGCAAAAAATCTAAGTTTTTTATAGTTACAATTAATGATAAATAATAAAACAAAAAATTAAAGATCGTGTACGTCGGATCATTTTAAAGAAAGCAGATCCAACGGCTGGAAGAAAACATGTTTTCTGGGGTGTAATTAATGGATTGTGAAGCTCGAGAAAGTAGATAAAAAATTTTATTGGCCACTATTGCAAATTATGATGTATAAAATTTTATATTTATGCGTAAAAAAAATTATGATTTTTTCTCTTGTACATTTTGATATCCATAATGTATATATTTCTTGTTAAGCGTTGTAAGAATTATATATATATATATATATTTATGGATGGTGCAGTCGTGGAAGTGAGATATGTGGATTTGTGGACGAGGTTTCATGGACGAATTCTCATGGACAAGGTTTTTAAGTTTACAAGAGGTTTCGTAGACGAAGCTTCGTGGACGAGGAATCGTGGATGAAGTCTCGTGGATGAGTTTTACTGAGTTAAGTTTTAGGATATTGTGTGGATGAGGTTTTGTGGATGAGGTTTTATAAAACCAATATTATATTTTGAACACAGTTATTGAACCAAACAAATGCACTTTGAGAAAGCAATAACTCAACCACTTGTGTACATAAATATGATTGAATTGTATTTAATTGACAAATAATCACACATTCAAATCCGTTACAAAACATAGTCATGACGATTAGATATATAAAAAGTTTGTGGATGAGATTCTCTGGACGAGATTTCATGGATGAAGTTGTAAATAGTATTACACATGAGACTTAGGGTCGGTGAACACCAAAATATCATATATTAGTCAAATTTCCAGATTAACGAAACAATAATCTGAAATCTTACCTATTTAAGAATTTGTAGTCAGTTCAAGAAGATTTATATACAAATTTGAGAGTTTTAGATCAAAATTAGAACATGGACAAAGTAAGATGATCAAATGTGCAAATAAGTTAAAGTTGACCATTGTTGTTTTTCAACCGAGCTTTTGATCTGCAACCAAAGGAGGCTGCAATACGGTGATTCCCACGGTGAAGGAAGAGTTGTTCATGGCTGTGGATTCGTGGAAATTTTGATAGGTTACTCGATTTGGAGATTTAGAGAATCTGAGAAGAAGAGACTAATCGAAAAAACGAGGATTTAGGAAGTTTCATGTTTCCCAATTCTGGATCGAGAGCAAGATAGAAAAAAAAAGAGAAAGGGATTAAGGTTCATCGAGAATGGGAGCACTACAAGAAAACACATGCTTAACGACGAAAATTAACGAGGAAAAACAATCCTCGTAAATTTGCGTCGAATTTACGACGAATTTACGTGAAAAACTAAAGTCATCGTTATTTCCTCGTAACGTAACGACAAAACTGTTTCGTCGTAAAGTGGATGTAATTTTACGAGTATTTTACGAGGAAAAACTATTTCCTCGTAAATACGACGTAAATTTTGCGTGGTATTTACGAGGGAATAGTTTACGTGTATTTAGCGAGGAAATTTTTGAATCCACCAACTTCATAGGTGTTACACGTTTTTTTTNNNNNNNNNNNNNNNNNNNNNNNNNNNNNNNNNNNNNNNNNNNNNNNNNNNNNNNNNNNNNNNNNNNNNNNNNNNNNNNNNNNNNNNNNNNNNNNNNNNNNNNNNNNNNNNNNNNNNNNNNNNNNNNNNNNNNNNNNNNNNNNNNNNNNNNNNNNNNNNNNNNNNNNNNNNNNNNNNNNNNNNNNNNNNNNNNNNNNNNNNNNNNNNNNNNNNNNNNNNNNNNNNNNNNNNNNNNNNNNNNNNNNNNNNNNNNNNNNNNNNNNNNNNNNNNNNNNNNNNNNNNNNNNNNNNNNNNNNNNNNNNNNNNNNNNNNNNNNNNNNNNNNNNNNNNNNNNNNNNNNNNNNNNNNNNNNNNNNNNNNNNNNNNNNNNNNNNNNNNNNNNNNNNNNNNNNNNNNNNNNNNNNNNNNNNNNNNNNNNNNNNNNNNNNNNNNNNNNNNNNNNNNNNNNNNNNNNNNNNNNNNNN
Proteins encoded:
- the LOC106310321 gene encoding uncharacterized protein LOC106310321, translated to MGSCVSLNRRDSNSPPTVKIVSVNGDLREYNVPVLASQVLEAESAASSSSSYFICDSDSLLYDDFIPAVKSAEPLHAEQIYFVLPISKRRNRLTAPDMAALAVKASVAIQNSVGKDFRRRKKGRISPIMTLTTQPNGSVAAVNGKASESTVSKGRPLVKRTATYKASSGYNRSGSVRNLRRHTSRRAKLAVRSFRLKLSTIHEGSVV